In Lolium rigidum isolate FL_2022 chromosome 3, APGP_CSIRO_Lrig_0.1, whole genome shotgun sequence, the genomic window aagatccaaataacaacaaagaaagatgatgcaaagatgcaaatgtttgagctctctgaatgatacgatcgagttactcactcgagagccctcttgatagtatggcaactaaactataaatcgttatccaactacaccatgagaccaatAAGAAATAAtctctatcaagagcaaaccttaaccttgcgcgttcctcttgacctcgatgatgacgatcttgaccgcaacaagatgggacGCTTTtcatgattgtgcttgcttgacgaagtcttgtgaatTGTTCCCCCATAAtctaccatgggagagcttcttgttCGGCGCATCTTTACATATCTATGATCACTATATGGATGgcaagtttcaagcatatgatctcttcgagttggctcatcttgaacttgcgcttcatttcttcattcttcatcatgttgatgcattgaagttaaacttgagggctcactttatcttcatcttcatcttcaagacatacttgatacttgatattcttcatcaatttcttcttttgcaaccttgaagccaacaaatggtacaagcattgcctatggaaaaatcctacaaatataactcaatgcaaatattagtccatagggattatcgTTAACTACCAAAAATCACACAtcagggctccatgcactttcactctCTTCTCACAACCTTTTTAACCAGTTCACCAACTTATGTCTCATCTACTTTCCTCAGATACCAGCAAATGTTTGACGTTGACTTAGTCCACAATGCATCACACCCAGTGTGTATACTTCAGGATTAAACAAGAAGCATGTTGTCAACCAGTCGTTCAGCTGCTCCATTGTCCATGTTTTAGGGGTAGTCAGATCCATCTCTACAAACTTAAACTCACTCACATCAGCTCCCATCTCATTTGATCGAATAGTATTGAAACCATAGTAAAACAAACAAACTTCACTACATCGAACATCTCTGTTGACCTAAAAAACAATGGAACGCGTCAACAACTAATAGATCAACTTAAAATTGTAATTAATCCACCACACGAATATACACGAACCTAACTAACCATCTCCGTGTGCCCACATAAGCATACACAATTAACATCAATATGCGAGCATTAGGATTTACCCTTCAAGCATGAGGAGCCTCTCCGTGAAACGAACTAGAATTTCCCGAAcaacatcaccaccaccaccacgcagcTAATCTTACATCAACACCAAGCTCCACCACTTCAACACCATTGCTGCAAAAACAACACCACCAAATCACCACCAAACACGAATCCATCATTAAGTCGGGGTTTCCCTATCTCCTACTAGCTAAATAATGGTGAAGTTTTGCTAGAAAAACAACTCGCATCTCGGAAAAATCGGGTATGAGGAGCTGATGAACTCGAGCAACGtccgtggaggaagaaagagagaaagagagatgagGAATAAGGAACCGGGTGGGTCTCGGCGCAATATTTTCATGGACCACTGGCCATGCGCGCGGTCGGTTGGTCGACGGTCCCATCGCAACCTGCAATCGGCAGCCAGTACGCCGGTCAGCAGGCGTGTCACTGATCGGCCAACACGTGGCTGACCGAGTTAGAGAAATGTACAATTTTGAAAACGCATAATATTAGCTGAAATTAATTAAAAATGCATTATATTAAAAAAGTCGCCACACAACTTAGCTCGAGCTTGTTATTATATTTTTAGCACTAGTAGTATTTCACGGGATGGTGATCCTCCTCTTTGTGGTTTTGAGAGATGTACTGAATGATGTAACTATCCAAACTGAAGAAagaaaattctcaaaaaaaaaaactaaagaaaGAAAAGTGAGCTTTTGTTTTGGAAAAAACCCCAAAATTAAACCCTCGTACGCCCTCGCGGCCTCCTCCCTCACCGCCTCCGGCGTCGCCGCCACGCCGATCCCACCATGTCCATGGACGACGGGAGGGGCTCGCACCCCTGCCTGTCCCAGTTAGATCTGGACGAGCGCGCGGCCGCCGATGCAGGAAAGGTGGGCGGGGGAGGCTCGCATGGCGAGAACGGTGTCCACATACCCGCCACGCAGATCCTCAACCTCCCGGTCTCCATCCCCCCAAGGTGCCCCCCGCCTCCACTTGGCCCTCCGCCTACATACGTCATCTCTGGCGACTGCCCCTGTTCAGTCTAGCTGTTCTGCTATATGGATTTCCTGTAAATCTGTTCGATTCGTTTCTAAACTAGGCTAGTACGtatgtttttttttaattctAAACGTAGCGCTGCGTGTTTCTGTGAACAAATCCTTGCGATTCTAAGATTTTTCGTGTGGCTCTAGGATGTGCTGAAATTAGAAGTGTATACAAGAACCAGTTATCATGGTTCTAAAATTTGCTGAAATTAGAATATCACCCAAGAAGGGATTCCTATGGTTCTAAaatttgctgaaactagaaatgtAGCTGAAATTAGAAATGTATCCGAGAACAGATTCTTATGGTTATAACATTTGCTGAAGCTAGTAATGTATCCGAGACAAATTATTGCGACTCAAGGAGTTGGCATACTCTCCAAAAAAGCAAGGCGAATagttttagtcaaaagtcaaagcATACTAAGTTTGACTAAAGATATAGacgaaaatataaatatttataaTAGTTGATAAATAGTAAATACACTAAGAAAATACATTCGTATGGtggatctattgatattgatttggtaATCTAGATGTTCATTTTTGTCTCTGAACTTAATCAAACTTAGAGAATGTTGATTTTTGACTAAATTATATGTCTCGTTTTTTATGCAATGGAGGTAGTGCCCCTTACTGTGATTCTGAATAAATCATATGCTCTGTTTCAAGGTATAAGGAGAATGAGAACTTGCTTGTCTCgccagtggagactcccttgccagAGGAGCCAAAGCAACACCATCATTCCCAAGTTGCGGTCTCACGTGCTGCTTCAAAGGGGAGATATGCAAGGTAAAACTCCTAATctcttcagttttttttttctttcttgtgCTGCTCTCTGCTGAAGACCATTATGCATCTTCATTTGGCATTCTTAAATGTGattgcaagatcagtaactcaaaTACTCTGGTTCCCAGTTTTTTTCCTTGTAATGGTGAATACAATTCCTTGCGTCCCCGTATGGTTAGCCGAATTTTGTTCTAGAAAAGAACGTTGTATACTCAAAGGTGCATTAGTGATGGATGGAGAATTTTACTGAATAAGTGACAACTCAGCTTCCTTTCACTGTAATTATATTCAAACCATATGTTCTGGTCAGGTTTAGGGAGAATTTGCATGTCATGCCAGAGGCGACAAAGCAACACCATCATTCTGAAGCTGCCATCCCATGCGCCATTTCAAAGCACAGGTATGCAAGTTAAAACTCCTGACCTTTTTGCTTATCTTTTTTCTCTCCCTATCTAACACTGTTGAGCATCTTTATTCGCATTCTGAAATGTCATTGCAAGATTGATAACTCGAATCCTATGGTTCTGAGTATTAAGCCGTCTATTTTTGTTTATATTCCTAACTTTTCTTCATGGAAAACGGGTAACACAATTCCTCCCGTTCCCAAATGGTTGGCTGAATTTTGTTCCTTTTCAAGAACCATTCTACACTACAAGCTGCACTGTTGACAGGCTGAGAATTTTGAAGAACTCATGAATTCGTTTTAAGAAAATAATATCACAACCACTCATGTTTCCTCTCAATGTGTGAAGTTATATCCTTAGCTTGTTTCTGCCATGCAGCTATTCAATTCATCATGTCAAATTTGAATTCGAAACAAACTTGACAATTTTTAAGCATGTTTCATGAACTCTGCATGCACTTCATCATAAGAGAAACAACTGGGTAAATGGTAATCTTACATTTTGCGCATTATGACATGGTATTTGATCTTTTTTTATGACATAACAATCTGTTAACCATATTCAATCAGGAGTAAAGCTGGTTGGATGTCCAAGGAGAGGAGCACCCCTGAAGGTATCGACTTGGAGAAACATGCTCGTATGTTTGAGTTCCCTTTACGTGACCCCCCAAGCAATCCTTCCCTGCTATTGGAAGTTTTCTCTGGACCTCAAGTTGTAATGAAAAAGAGGAAACCTCTGGAGGAGAGGAACGCGCTCCGTGAAAGAAGAGTGACGGCCAGACAAAGGGTTGCACGTAATCATGCCGAGGTAGCCCTGCGGAAATACAACAGAGCGAACAACACAAAGGTTTTCCTCTATCCTTCTGTCTTTCTCTGTTGAGGGTGACAATTAAGATCTGACAATCCTGTGTATATTCGTATGGTGCTCTGACCTAGTTGTGCGATAATGTTCATGTTGTGTTGGGATTTTCGTCCAGCTTTGATCCAGTTAAGCAGAACATTTTAAAGGTTTCAAACCTGATATTCCATTTCAACTGTGTTTTTCTTCAGTTTGAGCTGGTGGAGATACGAGAAATCTCGATATTTTTTGAGTTTGGAGGGGGCTGCGTCCACTATAACTTCACAGCTAAGCAGCCTGATGATCATGATGATTCTGCTGATGCTGGCAGCACCAAGCTATTCTTCTCTGAAGTTGATTACCCTTTACGGAGTGAGAATGATGTGTTGTTGTGCTGTATAGTTGGGGAAAATGACGCAGGTAGGCACTTGTTTACTTTGTGTTCATccattttactgttttcttgactGTTCATATTGCTTCTTCCGTACCACCATTCACATGTTTCCTTATTGCTCATGAGGTTTTGCATCAGGTGCAATATTGTCAATCTCATACCCGTTTATCATGGTCTCATATTGTTTTTGCGTGTTAAAATCAGGCTAACTCTTTGTTCTATTTGTCTAGGCCATTGCTATGGTTGCGAAAACTACCGGCCTGTCGTTCACCCAAGCAGCCAAGCGTACGGCGGTGGTAGTAGCACCTGTATTGACTATCCTGGTTCAGACGGCGATAGCACGGACAGCGACTAGTACTGAAGCCTAGTGGTTAGTGCTGGCTTGCGTGgctaaatcttctttagtgtcacCGGCTTGCCCTCGTGAGAATTAACTTTTGGTTGGAGTATCTTTTCCTGAGAATTAACTTTTGGTTTGGAGTATCTTTTCCTGCCATCTCTTCTAGTGATGTATATACAGCGAACAACGATGCATATATGAACTTGAGAAATGTCGACATGCCATGGAAACCTGAGTTTTAATAGATTGTTGCGGTTTACTGGATTATCTCTCCGGATTTGCTCATTCTTGCGGCTGGTTGGTTTTGTGTAAACCTGTTGACTTCTCTATCTACTCCCTCGTGATtgtctgagatttatcaaaatttggatgtctGAGACAACCttcgtgggatggagggagtatatgaaaTAGTTCGCCTTGATTTGTGTCTTGGTTTGTGTTTTGCCATGTAATTTCCCGAGACACTTGTAACAACGGTGGCTGGACAGCGTCTAAGAAGGACGCAGGAGGCATGATTGATTTTGATTCTATAGCAGGAGAGCGTATGCTGGGCTGAGACTGAGAGCTGTGGATAGAACGAGTGAGAGATGGGGGTGAAGTGCGCTGTGCTGTGGGTGTTTCATGCCCGTTGAGCTGGAACTGAAATGGACGGGATGCACAATGCTCTCGACGTAGTACCGTTTATCAGCTGGACGCGGTTTTCTGATGTGTACAGTACAACCCGGCCGCCGCGACACGCGGGGAACAAAACACTACCGCGTGGCCGCCGGAGACACGTCTCGACAGCCCGCCGCCCGCGGCTGACGCCTATGCGTTAATGCGTGTGTCTGCAAGACTGGATGTAAAGTGATTTGGTGCACCGGCACTCCGgcaggcggcagcagcagcacccGGGCATGAACAAATAAACAACAATACTGTGAGGTACGAACAACTCGGGTAAAGACGAAGGAAGTATGGGCATGCTCCGAGATCCAATCCCTACAACTCACAAAAATTAAAATAATGAAACAAATAAACATTATTTGCTATTTTCCATCGGCGATTTTTTTAGAGAAATCACGTATTTCGTTAATAAAAAGTCAAGTTACATGAGTAAACGTGAAAACTAACACACAAACCACAAAACAaaattgttctgaaaattttgccAAAAAAATTCTAAAAGATAGAAGAATACAATACTATACCTAGGGTTTTCTGCACTCGCCGAAGCCAGCAGTTGGCACCAAACTCCAACACCGTCTAGACATGCGTTGGAAAAGACGTCGAGCCTCCACCATTGTCAGATCCAAAAGAGCACTATCGCCAACGAggatttgtgagtcgatgaacatgcatgctgcaagcaacgagacacatGTCGTTGTGGTACGTCTACGGAGGACGTTCCCGTGCTATCTTGAACCAAGATCCACCACATCTGAACGACAAAGTCGGGGAATAACGATAGAACCACCACCTCCTGACCAACATCCTTGTTCCAAAGTATCCTCCCCCTCGCCACCCGCATCGCCACCGCGGAAAACGACGAACGTCGGCCACACGGCAAGAAACAAATCTCGCGAGATCTGAAGAAGCGGCGAGAAGACCGTGCTACCGATATAAAGGACCGACAAGCACAAGTTGCCATCAACTCCGAGACGTTgcgtgaaggtcgccgccggtgtgggagtagaGTAGAGGTGGATTTATTTGCTCGGGCACCGCTTCCACCACCTCAACGACGCACTATAGCAGAGAAGCCCTAACCATAACTACATAACGGGGGAACGAGATCCCTCTCTCTCATGTCGGCGgaacaacaagtggagggagaggggaTCGGCGCCCTAGCCGGTGGAGATTGGAAGGACTATGGTCTCTGTCTCTGTCGCTAGACAAGGGAGATGCGAAAGGGTTGGCGTGGAGGCGAGAGGTTGTCATTGGCGAATTGTGAAACTAAGAAATTGGAACTGCATGCCCTTATTGCATCTCCATAACAACCTGCATTACATATTACTCATAAAATATTTGTCTAGATTCGCGTATATCTACACGTGTAAATATATGACAGTTAATGGAGGAGTGAGCCTAATTCAACTGTTTGGGGAGTGGATGTACAATCCCAGTACCCAAGTTTAAATCCTCACGGATGCGGATTTAGGTTTCTATGCATACTTAAGGCTTAGGTCATAATATGCAATTTATCTTAAGGACTAGATTTTTATCTTAATACTCATGCTTAATGGATGTCTGCATCCGTAGTTGCCGCAGAAGGCTAGGAAGTAAAATTCTCCTAATCTTAAAAAATATTGAAATGAAAAGATTCTTCTCTAAACTCATGTTATCTACCGTTGCGCGGCTCTGCTCGACATCGCTAAATCGGGTGCCTTAAtagtttgtgttttttttttctttttgccttTAGTTTTCTTAAGATCATTTGACACTTTTGGATGGTTACGGCTATCTGCATGGTTATTATGTAAAGGTTAGGTGTATAATACCAAAactttttaagtaataaagcatcaATTATAAAAAAATGATAGTTAATATAAACGGAGTACTTTTTATGACGTGGTAAGATTACAGTGGGACCAGCTGACATTGCCAACCTAGACATGCAGGGCCTGCCCATTACTTCTTGCTTCGAGTTATATACATTTTTGGTACCACAACTTGTACTGGATGTGCAGTTTAGTACCACAACTTGCAAAACGAGCATCTGAAGTACCACAACTTGCACCGAGCGAGCAAATAGGTCCACGACCAATCGGAAGCAGCCACGCGGCATTGTGATTTTTGCAAAGAAGAACCCTTTATATTTTTCTCTCGCAAATGTGACTTTGTTACTTTTTTACATGCCGATCCATCCCACACCTGCCAGAACatagaaaaaattgaaaaaaatagcCCTGGCTGGGATTCGAACCCACTACCTAGAGCAGCCACAAAATCAAGGTTGCCACCAACCTAGCCAACAATTCCGTTTATAGTTGCCGGACTTCATTATATTATACGATTTTTGGACGGCTTGGGCATCTGCAAATAAGCTTAAATACATGTATGAAGGATATTCACCAACTTCTAACAAACTAAGCTAGGATATCTTCTCCAAGCACATGCATAAGCAATAACGCAAGCTACGTACACTTATTTTAGATAAAAGGCCAAAGGCCTGATGTTAACTTAATAACGTTtttaaagttgaaagagatacacgaCGTTGAGCCCAGTCCTGCATGACATCGTGGTCATGGCGGCGTCATCATGGCCAGTAGTGTCCGCAATTCATGCCGCGTTCTATGTTGTGCTCATTTAGGTTCCCTCATTGTTGTGATGTGGTAGTGCAACACACCCGCTTGTTCTTTGACTTTCTACGGACTCATTATGGCAACCGTTGACACCATCATGTGTGTCGCCTACGATGCCACCACGCTCCAGACTATCAGCGAATGCAACAAATGTAGGTTCAACAAGTCTTCACAACGATAACATCCTATCACATAGTGTACGTAACTCACATTATTGTTATTAACGTGGTTGGAGAAAATATACTAGCTTAGTTTGTTACAAGTTAGAACGATGTGAATATcgaaggtggcgttttggcttatAGGTGCACCTATTATAAAATATAATTAAAAAATGTCGAAAAAAGTTGTTACAAAATTTCAGTTGTACATGTTGATATTCTATGTTCGTACGCAAGTTTTCGTGGgaaaat contains:
- the LOC124697924 gene encoding uncharacterized protein LOC124697924 codes for the protein MSMDDGRGSHPCLSQLDLDERAAADAGKVGGGGSHGENGVHIPATQILNLPVSIPPRYKENENLLVSPVETPLPEEPKQHHHSQVAVSRAASKGRYARFRENLHVMPEATKQHHHSEAAIPCAISKHRSKAGWMSKERSTPEGIDLEKHARMFEFPLRDPPSNPSLLLEVFSGPQVVMKKRKPLEERNALRERRVTARQRVARNHAEVALRKYNRANNTKFELVEIREISIFFEFGGGCVHYNFTAKQPDDHDDSADAGSTKLFFSEVDYPLRSENDVLLCCIVGENDAGHCYGCENYRPVVHPSSQAYGGGSSTCIDYPGSDGDSTDSD